In Trichocoleus desertorum NBK24, the following are encoded in one genomic region:
- the bioB gene encoding biotin synthase BioB, giving the protein MSVTLDRIAQIYHQPLPDLLFEAQRVHREHHDPHAVQLCTLSNIKTGLCPEDCAYCSQSVHNQTDLQPQALMNVEEVVSEAKTAKAQGATRFCMGAAWREVKDGPLFDRVLEMVRQIADLNIEVCCTLGMLKPHQAQQLKAAGLTAYNHNLDTSPSYYSQVITTRTYQDRLQTIRAVSEAGISVCCGGILGMGESVQDRLEFLEVLSGLEPAPESIPINCLVPVSGTPLQDIAPVDTIELVRAIATTRILFPQAMVRLSAGRLQMSDELQALCFIAGANSIFTGPILLTTPNPDHNHDEQMLQRLGMTPKPLSISTSVASPSL; this is encoded by the coding sequence ATGTCTGTAACTCTTGATCGGATTGCCCAGATTTATCATCAACCTTTACCAGATCTCCTATTTGAGGCCCAGCGAGTCCACCGGGAGCATCACGATCCGCATGCAGTTCAGCTATGCACACTTAGCAACATCAAAACTGGCCTGTGCCCAGAGGATTGTGCTTACTGCTCCCAGAGCGTTCACAATCAAACGGATCTCCAGCCTCAAGCCCTGATGAATGTTGAGGAAGTAGTATCTGAAGCTAAAACCGCTAAAGCGCAGGGGGCAACCCGCTTTTGCATGGGTGCTGCTTGGCGGGAGGTCAAAGACGGCCCTCTGTTCGATCGCGTATTAGAGATGGTGCGTCAAATTGCTGATCTAAATATTGAAGTCTGTTGTACCTTAGGCATGCTGAAGCCGCACCAAGCGCAACAACTCAAGGCAGCGGGTTTGACAGCCTACAACCACAATCTGGATACGTCTCCTTCCTACTATTCACAAGTAATTACAACTCGTACCTATCAAGACCGCTTACAAACGATTCGCGCCGTGAGTGAAGCAGGTATCTCTGTATGCTGCGGTGGTATTCTGGGTATGGGTGAGTCTGTTCAGGATCGCCTAGAATTTCTGGAGGTACTGAGTGGTCTAGAGCCAGCTCCAGAGTCTATCCCCATCAACTGCTTAGTTCCAGTGTCGGGCACTCCCTTACAAGACATTGCGCCTGTAGACACAATTGAACTAGTCCGGGCAATCGCTACCACTCGTATTCTTTTTCCTCAAGCAATGGTGCGTCTTTCCGCAGGTCGTTTGCAGATGAGTGATGAGTTACAAGCACTCTGTTTCATTGCGGGTGCCAATTCTATCTTTACTGGCCCAATCCTATTAACTACACCCAACCCA